One Enterobacter asburiae genomic window, GGATGAATTCGCGCAGTTTCGCGACTTCTTCCTGCTGCTTCAGCATGGCGTTAATCTTGTCGCCGATACCTTTCGCAGCCATACCCAGGTGAGTTTCCAGGATCTGACCGATGTTCATACGAGACGGTACGCCCAGCGGGTTCAGTACGATATCTACCGGCGTACCGTTAGCATCGTGCGGCATATCTTCGATCGGGTTGATCTTAGAGATAACACCCTTGTTACCGTGACGACCTGCCATCTTATCACCAGGCTGGATCTGACGTTTAACGGCCAGATACACCTTAACAATCTTCAGCACGCCTGGTGCCAGATCGTCGCCCTGAGTGATTTTGCGGCGTTTCGCTTCGAGTTTTTTCTCGAACTCGTGTTTCAGTTCGTCATACTGCTCAGCCAGCTGTTCCAGCTGATTTTGTTTCTCTTCGTCGGTCAGGCCCAGTTCCAGCCAGCGATCGCGTGGCAGTTTGTCGAGCTTCTCAGCTTCAACGCCACCGGCAACCAGCACCGCATAGATACGGCTGAACAGACCCGCTTCGAGGATCTGCAGTTCTTCAGACAGGTCTTTCTTAGCCTGTTTGAGCTGCATCTCTTCGATTTCCAGCGCACGCTTATCTTTCTCAACGCCGTCACGGGTGAAGACCTGAACATCGATAACCGTACCGGAAACACCGTTTGGTACGCGCAGAGAAGAGTCTTTAACGTCAGACGCTTTCTCACCGAAGATTGCACGCAGCAGTTTCTCTTCTGGCGTCAGCTGGGTTTCACCTTTAGGCGTAACCTTACCAACCAGAATGTCGCCGCCGGTCACTTCCGCACCGATGTAAACGATACCGGATTCATCCAGTTTGGAGAGCGCAGCTTCACCCACGTTAGGGATGTCAGCGGTGATCTCTTCTGGCCCCAGCTTGGTGTCACGAGACACACATGCCAGTTCCTGAATGTGGATGGTGGTGAAACGATCTTCCTGAACCACACGCTCGGAGACGAGGATGGAGTCTTCGAAGTTGTAACCGTTCCACGGCATGAACGCTACGCGCATGTTCTGACCGAGCGCCAGTTCACCGAGGTCGGTGGACGGACCGTCTGCCAGCACGTCGCCGCGCTCAACTGGCTCACCCAGAGATACGCAAGGCATCTGGTTGATACAGGTGTTCTGGTTAGAACGGGTGTATTTGGTCAGGTTATAAATGTCGATACCTGCTTCGCCCGGATACATCTCGTCTTCGTTAACTTTGATAACGATACGGGATGCATCGACGTACTGAACAGTACCGCCACGTTTAGCAACCGCAGTAACACCGGAGTCAACGGCAACAGCACGTTCCATACCGGTACCAACCAGCGGCTTATCAGCGCGCAGAGTTGGAACGGCCTGACGTTGCATGTTCGCACCCATCAATGCACGGTTGGCGTCATCGTGTTCCAGGAACGGGATCAGGGACGCACCGACGGATACCACCTGCTGGGTGGATACGTCCATGTAGTCAACCTGGTCGCGGCTGAACAGGCTTGATTCGCCTTTGCTACGGCAGGTAACCAGATCTTCTACAAAGTGGCCTTCGTCATCCAGGTTGGAGTTCGCCTGAGCGATAACGTAGTTGCCTTCTTCAATAGCAGACAGGTAATGAATTTCGTCGGTTACAACACCGTCAGTCACTTTACGGTACGGGGTCTCGAGGAAACCGTATTCGTTAGTCTGTGCGTACACGGACAGGGAGTTGATCAGACCGATGTTTGGACCTTCAGGCGTTTCGATTGGACATACGCGACCATAGTGCGTCGGGTGTACGTCTCGAACTTCAAAGCCTGCACGTTCACGGGTCAGACCGCCTGGGCCGAGTGCAGAGATACGACGTTTGTGCGTAATCTCAGACAGCGGGTTGTTCTGGTCCATGAACTGAGACAGCTGGCTTGAACCGAAGAACTCTTTCACTGCTGCAGAAATCGGCTTGGCGTTGATCATATCCTGAGGCATCAGGGTATCCAGATCGCCCAGAGACAGACGCTCTTTCACCGCACGCTCTACACGTACCAGGCCAACGCGGAACTGGTTTTCCGCCATTTCGCCTACGGAACGGATACGACGGTTGCCGAGGTGGTCGATATCGTCCACTTCGCCTTTACCGTTACGGATATCGATGAGCTTCTTCATCACTTCAATGATGTCGTCTTTGCTCAGGATACCGGAACCTTCGATTTCGTCGCGCAGCAGAGAACGGTTGAACTTCATACGACCAACCGCGGACAGATCATAGCGGTCTTCGGAGAAGAACAGGTTCTCGAACAGGCTTTCCGCCGCTTCGCGAGTTGGTGGCTCACCAGGACGCATCATGCGGTAGATTTCTACCAGCGCGCTCAGACGATCGGTGGTTGGGTCGACGCGAATAGTCTCAGAGATATACGCGCCGTGGTCCAGATCGTTGGTGAACAGCGTTTCGATACGTTTGTGGCCAGACTGGCTCAGCTTAGCCAGCAGATCCAGGCTCAGCTCCATGTTCGCTGGGCAGATCAGCTCACCCGTTGATTCATCAACGTAATCTTTCGCGGCTACTTTTCCTGCAATGTACTCAACCGGAACTTCGATGAGTTTGATATCATCTTTTTCCAGCTGGCGGATGTGGCGCGCGGTGATACGGCGACCTTTTTCCACATACACTTTGCCGTCGGCTTCGATGTCGAACGACGCGGTCTCACCACGCAGACGTTCCGGCACCAGCTCCATCTGCAGCTTGTTGTCGCGGATTTCAAAGATCACTTTCTCAAAGAACAGGTCCAGGATCTGTTCAGTGGTGTATTGCAGCGCACGCAGAATGATGGTTGCAGGCAGCTTACGACGACGGTCGATACGGACAAACAGGTTGTCTTTCGGATCGAACTCGAAGTCCAGCCATGAACCACGGTAAGGAATGATGCGTGCGTTATACAGTACTTTACCGGAAGAGTGTGTTTTACCTTTATCGCTGTCGAAGAAGACGCCCGGGCTACGATGCAGCTGGGAAACGATAACACGCTCAGTACCGTTGATAACGAAAGTACCGTTGTCTGTCATGAGTGGAATTTCACCCATGTAGACTTCTTGTTCTTTAATGTCTTTTACGGTGCCTTCCGGCGCTTCGCGCTCGTAGATCACCAGACGCAGTTTTACGCGCAGCGGTGCGGAATAGGTCACGCCACGGATCTGACATTCCTGAACGTCAAACACCGGTTCGCCAAGGCGGTAGCTGACGTACTGCAGCTCGGAGTTACCGCTGTAGCTCTGAATCGGGAACACGGAGCGGAAGGCTGCTTCCAGACCGTACTGCCCTTCAGGATCTTGCTCGATAAACTTCTGGAACGAGTCAAGCTGGATAGAAAGGAGATATGGAATGTCCAGAACTTGTGGACGTTTACCAAAATCCTTACGAATACGTTTTTTCTCGGTATAGGAGTAAACCATAGGGTTCCTCAGCTCGCTGACAAGTCGACCCATCTGTCCGACGAAGGGACAGTTTGTGCAACACCATTTTGTGGACCGGAAAATTGAATACTTTCCGCAATACCTGTTGCTATCACGCTTAAATCATTTCGTCGCGATTTACACAGAGCGAGCACCCTGTCGCAATATATTAAGTCGTCGATAGAAACATGCATTGTCAGGACAATCAGCAGTCAAACAGTGTGAAATGCTACTGATGCCTTACAGCGCAAAAAGGCTGGTGACTAAAAAGTCACCAGCCATCAGCCTAATGACTTAGGCTGCAACCAGAAAAGTTGGCTTATTTAACTTCAA contains:
- the rpoB gene encoding DNA-directed RNA polymerase subunit beta: MVYSYTEKKRIRKDFGKRPQVLDIPYLLSIQLDSFQKFIEQDPEGQYGLEAAFRSVFPIQSYSGNSELQYVSYRLGEPVFDVQECQIRGVTYSAPLRVKLRLVIYEREAPEGTVKDIKEQEVYMGEIPLMTDNGTFVINGTERVIVSQLHRSPGVFFDSDKGKTHSSGKVLYNARIIPYRGSWLDFEFDPKDNLFVRIDRRRKLPATIILRALQYTTEQILDLFFEKVIFEIRDNKLQMELVPERLRGETASFDIEADGKVYVEKGRRITARHIRQLEKDDIKLIEVPVEYIAGKVAAKDYVDESTGELICPANMELSLDLLAKLSQSGHKRIETLFTNDLDHGAYISETIRVDPTTDRLSALVEIYRMMRPGEPPTREAAESLFENLFFSEDRYDLSAVGRMKFNRSLLRDEIEGSGILSKDDIIEVMKKLIDIRNGKGEVDDIDHLGNRRIRSVGEMAENQFRVGLVRVERAVKERLSLGDLDTLMPQDMINAKPISAAVKEFFGSSQLSQFMDQNNPLSEITHKRRISALGPGGLTRERAGFEVRDVHPTHYGRVCPIETPEGPNIGLINSLSVYAQTNEYGFLETPYRKVTDGVVTDEIHYLSAIEEGNYVIAQANSNLDDEGHFVEDLVTCRSKGESSLFSRDQVDYMDVSTQQVVSVGASLIPFLEHDDANRALMGANMQRQAVPTLRADKPLVGTGMERAVAVDSGVTAVAKRGGTVQYVDASRIVIKVNEDEMYPGEAGIDIYNLTKYTRSNQNTCINQMPCVSLGEPVERGDVLADGPSTDLGELALGQNMRVAFMPWNGYNFEDSILVSERVVQEDRFTTIHIQELACVSRDTKLGPEEITADIPNVGEAALSKLDESGIVYIGAEVTGGDILVGKVTPKGETQLTPEEKLLRAIFGEKASDVKDSSLRVPNGVSGTVIDVQVFTRDGVEKDKRALEIEEMQLKQAKKDLSEELQILEAGLFSRIYAVLVAGGVEAEKLDKLPRDRWLELGLTDEEKQNQLEQLAEQYDELKHEFEKKLEAKRRKITQGDDLAPGVLKIVKVYLAVKRQIQPGDKMAGRHGNKGVISKINPIEDMPHDANGTPVDIVLNPLGVPSRMNIGQILETHLGMAAKGIGDKINAMLKQQEEVAKLREFIQRAYDLGTDVRQKVDLNTFSDEEVLRLAENLKKGMPIATPVFDGAKEAEIKELLQLGGLPTSGQITLFDGRTGEQFERPVTVGYMYMLKLNHLVDDKMHARSTGSYSLVTQQPLGGKAQFGGQRFGEMEVWALEAYGAAYTLQEMLTVKSDDVNGRTKMYKNIVDGNHQMEPGMPESFNVLLKEIRSLGINIELEDE